One genomic region from Anopheles bellator chromosome 2, idAnoBellAS_SP24_06.2, whole genome shotgun sequence encodes:
- the LOC131207445 gene encoding uncharacterized protein LOC131207445: MRPSAEPPPPPVSGAATSSVCNGSAAGNVHSSSRVNVSSSEGVPSATVTAEPPAEPKRPAYDPALTERINPFDKDKILASTTTTTTTTVGGQPVGFTTTSSKITTNDDHDRYKIQQGIREQPSLAGRFQPAASGGGVGGLAGGATAATVAPAPPQSTSTFPTSAPATGFSAPFSAASGVASSAATSGYSSAASTGHSTPATSATEQKKQEFGRTKRASSDAEIIFGGLGSGGGGGGSGSGSDFYSSRFGRNGSRGEFRQRTESLSDAELIFGTSAVTGPSTPPVVGGGGSGPPTATSASPFSPAATASTGSGAKSRFGSYGSRDSASFSSTASDSDFIYGRKDTRSVSLAGNGSRPWARAPQRGEDGGDDDDDVDLK, translated from the coding sequence ATGCGGCCGTCGGCTGaaccaccgcctccgccggTCAGCGGGGCCGCCACGTCCAGTGTCTGCAACGGCAGCGCCGCCGGCAATGTacatagcagcagcagagtcaatgtttcttcttcggaaGGTGTCCCGTCGGCCACGGTGACAGCTGAGCCGccggccgaaccgaagcgTCCAGCGTACGATCCAGCCCTCACCGAGCGTATCAATCCCTTCGACAAGGACAAGATActggccagcaccaccaccaccaccaccaccaccgtcggtggccagccggTGGGCTTTACCACAACTAGCAGTAAGATCACAAccaacgacgaccacgatcGTTACAAAATACAGCAAGGTATCAGGGAACAACCATCGCTAGCCGGGCGCTTCCAGCcagccgcttccggtggtggtgttggtgggcTGGCGGGCGGAGCCACTGCAGCGACGGTGGCCCCAGCACCACCCCAGTCTACGTCTACCTTCCCCACTTCCGCGCCCGCCACCGGCTTCAGTGCCCCGTTCTCCGCCGCGTCGGGGGTGGCGTCCTCGGCCGCGACCTCCGGCTACTCGAGCgcggccagcaccggccacTCGACGCCGGCTACCTCGGCGAccgagcagaagaagcaggAGTTCGGTCGGACCAAGCGCGCCTCCTCCGACGCGGAGATCATCTTCGGCGGcctcggcagcggcggcggcggcggtggcagcggtagCGGCAGCGACTTCTACAGTTCGCGCTTCGGCCGCAATGGCAGCCGCGGGGAGTTCCGGCAGCGGACCGAGTCGCTCAGCGATGCGGAACTTATCTTCGGCACGAGCGCCGTCACCGGCCCCAGCACGCCGCCCgtcgttggcggcggcggcagcggaccGCCGACGGCGACCAGCGCTTCGCCGTTCtcgccggccgccaccgccagcaccggatCGGGCGCCAAGAGCCGGTTCGGGTCGTACGGTAGCCGCGACAGTgccagcttcagcagcaccgCGTCCGACTCGGACTTCATCTACGGCCGGAAGGACACGCGGAGCGTGTCGCTGGCAGGCAACGGCAGCAGACCGTGGGCCCGAGCGCCTCAAAGGGGCGAAgacggcggtgacgacgacgacgacgtcgatcTGAAGTGA
- the LOC131211081 gene encoding piercer of microtubule wall 1 protein, which translates to MWWEMDSENQKISEQTVSTVDVYKGLSLPKRIESPYQFTGYGSQQDGRNPIYRTSNSDYGYYPPCPHTVPHKYFPKSHKFTGHLHECGMYRNYSLNTAVDRPYCKFNE; encoded by the exons ATGTGGTGGGAAATGGATAGCGAAAATCAGAAAATAAGCGAACAAACCGTGAGCACCGTAGATGTCTACAAGGGACTCTCATTGCCGAAACGCATCGAAAGCCCTT ATCAATTCACCGGATACGGATCACAGCAAGACGGTCGCAACCCCATTTACAGAACTTCGAACTCCGACTACGGTTACTATCCACCATGCCCGCATACAGTTCCGCACAA GTATTTTCCGAAATCACACAAATTCACTGGTCATCTTCACGAGTGCGGCATGTACCGCAACTATTCCCTAAACACTGCCGTGGATCGTCCTTACTGCAAATTCAACGAATAA